One segment of Micromonospora parathelypteridis DNA contains the following:
- a CDS encoding inositol monophosphatase family protein, whose translation MTSPPMIDGAFARWLASRAGQALLDLRTEMGFADTGALKSAGDKVSHDLIRTELAKWRPGDTVLSEEDEGSRLAWAAEVNTGAVSRLTSDRVWIIDPLDGTREFSEEGRSDWAVHVALWARNAPSPHGLVAGAVGLPAQHRVLGTDYPPAYPPMTVEAATAGERKIRLAASRSRPPVFLTDLAEDVGAHLVPMGSAGAKIAAVVTGEVDAYIHAGGQYEWDSAAPVAVATATGLHASRIDGSALRYNEADPRLPDLLVCRKDLATRLLAALQRHSG comes from the coding sequence ATGACCAGTCCTCCGATGATCGATGGCGCGTTCGCCCGATGGTTGGCTTCCCGGGCCGGGCAGGCGCTGCTCGACCTGCGCACGGAGATGGGTTTCGCGGACACCGGCGCGCTGAAGTCGGCCGGGGACAAGGTGTCGCACGACCTGATCCGCACCGAGTTGGCGAAGTGGCGGCCTGGTGACACGGTGCTCTCCGAGGAGGACGAGGGCTCGCGGCTGGCCTGGGCGGCCGAGGTGAACACCGGAGCGGTGTCGCGGTTGACCTCGGACCGGGTGTGGATCATCGACCCGTTGGACGGCACCCGGGAGTTCTCCGAGGAGGGCCGCTCGGACTGGGCGGTGCACGTGGCGCTCTGGGCGCGTAACGCGCCGAGCCCGCACGGGCTGGTCGCGGGGGCGGTGGGGCTCCCGGCACAACACCGGGTGCTGGGCACGGACTACCCGCCGGCGTACCCGCCGATGACGGTGGAGGCGGCGACGGCCGGCGAGCGGAAGATCCGCCTGGCGGCGAGTCGGAGTCGCCCGCCCGTCTTCCTGACCGACCTGGCCGAGGACGTCGGGGCGCATCTGGTGCCGATGGGCTCGGCCGGCGCGAAGATCGCCGCCGTGGTCACCGGCGAGGTGGACGCGTACATCCATGCCGGCGGGCAGTACGAGTGGGACTCGGCTGCCCCGGTGGCTGTGGCGACGGCCACCGGGCTGCACGCTTCCCGGATCGATGGTTCTGCGCTGAGATACAACGAGGCGGATCCGCGCCTGCCTGACCTGTTGGTCTGCCGCAAGGATCTCGCCACCCGGTTGCTTGCAGCGCTGCAGAGACATTCCGGGTAG
- a CDS encoding ribose-phosphate diphosphokinase, with protein sequence MGSIVAENRKSLMLFSGRGFPELAKEIGEVLGVAPTPADAYEFANGEIFVRFKDSVRGSDAFVVQSVTHGVNTWVMETLIMVDALKRGSAKRITVVLPFYPYARQDKKHRGREPISARLVADLLKTAGANRILTVDLHTAQIQGFFDGPVDHLFAMDILAEYVEHKYAGRPMTVVAPDSGRVRVAERWTDRLGGCPLAFIHKTRDPMKPNQVVANRVVGEVEGRVCLIVDDMIDTGGTIAKAADILKESGAAEIVVASTHALLSDPATERLKNSSISEIVVTNTLPLPPEKQLDKLTVLSIAPLLARAIREVFDDGSVTTLFGGLS encoded by the coding sequence ATGGGCAGCATCGTCGCGGAAAACCGCAAAAGCCTGATGCTCTTTTCCGGACGTGGCTTTCCGGAGTTGGCCAAGGAGATCGGCGAGGTGCTCGGCGTCGCGCCGACCCCGGCCGACGCGTACGAGTTCGCCAACGGCGAGATCTTCGTGCGTTTCAAGGACTCGGTGCGTGGTTCGGACGCCTTCGTGGTGCAGTCCGTCACGCACGGGGTGAACACCTGGGTCATGGAGACCCTGATCATGGTGGACGCGCTGAAGCGGGGGTCGGCCAAGCGGATCACCGTGGTGCTGCCGTTCTACCCGTACGCGCGCCAGGACAAGAAGCACCGGGGTCGGGAGCCGATCTCGGCCCGCCTGGTGGCGGACCTGTTGAAGACCGCCGGCGCGAACCGCATCCTCACCGTCGACCTGCACACCGCGCAGATCCAGGGCTTCTTCGACGGCCCGGTGGATCACCTCTTCGCGATGGACATCCTGGCCGAGTACGTGGAGCACAAGTACGCGGGCCGGCCGATGACCGTGGTGGCACCGGATTCGGGCCGGGTGCGGGTGGCCGAGCGGTGGACCGACCGGCTGGGCGGCTGCCCACTCGCGTTCATCCACAAGACCCGTGACCCGATGAAGCCGAACCAGGTCGTCGCGAACCGGGTCGTCGGCGAGGTGGAGGGTCGGGTCTGCCTGATCGTCGACGACATGATCGACACCGGTGGCACGATTGCCAAGGCCGCGGACATCCTCAAGGAGTCGGGGGCGGCCGAGATCGTGGTCGCGTCCACCCACGCGCTGCTGTCGGACCCGGCGACCGAGCGGTTGAAGAACAGCTCGATCAGCGAGATCGTGGTGACCAACACGTTGCCGCTGCCGCCGGAGAAGCAGTTGGACAAGCTGACCGTGCTGTCGATCGCGCCGCTGCTGGCGCGAGCGATCCGGGAGGTCTTCGACGACGGCTCGGTGACCACCCTCTTCGGTGGCCTGAGCTGA
- a CDS encoding 50S ribosomal protein L25/general stress protein Ctc, giving the protein MSEVKISAEPRTEFGKGGARRTRRAGKVPAVLYGHGEKPKHIALPSREFAAAIRKGGANQLFAIDITDGTQVLALPKAIQRDPIRDTFEHVDLILVRRGEKVTVEVPVQLTGEAAKDTLIVHDHDTLSVTADATKVPDHLEASIEGLEAGTLVTAGDVVLPSGVELAADSELTVASVTAAPTAEQLEATLPEIEVATDEAEAEVGETTEGSEDADVAEGEETTEARTEA; this is encoded by the coding sequence GTGTCCGAGGTAAAGATCAGCGCCGAGCCCCGCACCGAGTTCGGCAAGGGTGGTGCCCGCCGTACCCGCCGGGCCGGCAAGGTGCCCGCCGTGCTTTACGGCCACGGCGAGAAGCCCAAGCACATCGCGCTGCCGTCGCGGGAGTTCGCCGCCGCGATCCGTAAGGGCGGTGCCAACCAGCTCTTCGCGATCGACATCACCGACGGCACCCAGGTGCTGGCGCTGCCGAAGGCGATCCAGCGTGACCCGATCCGGGACACCTTCGAGCACGTCGACCTGATCCTGGTTCGCCGCGGCGAGAAGGTCACCGTCGAGGTCCCGGTTCAGCTGACCGGCGAGGCCGCGAAGGACACGCTGATCGTGCACGACCACGACACCCTCTCGGTGACGGCCGACGCCACCAAGGTTCCGGACCACCTCGAGGCGTCGATCGAGGGCCTGGAGGCGGGCACCCTGGTGACCGCCGGTGACGTCGTGCTGCCGTCCGGCGTCGAGCTGGCCGCCGACTCGGAGCTCACCGTCGCGTCGGTGACCGCCGCCCCCACCGCCGAGCAGCTCGAGGCGACCCTGCCCGAGATCGAGGTGGCCACCGACGAGGCCGAGGCCGAGGTTGGCGAGACCACCGAGGGCTCCGAGGACGCGGACGTCGCCGAGGGCGAAGAGACCACCGAGGCGCGTACCGAGGCCTGA
- the galE gene encoding UDP-glucose 4-epimerase GalE, translated as MLLDAGHQVVVLDDLRTGHREALAPDATHVEAPIHDAARIITPDAGFDGVLHFAALIAAGESMVKPELYWQTNTVGTLALIDAVRAAGVPRMVFSSTAAVYGNPTELPITETAVKAPTNTYGATKLAVDMALTSETIAHGLAAVSLRYFNVAGAHLDGDVALGERHDPETHLIPIALEVAAGRREKLQLFGDDYPTVDGTCVRDYIHVADLARAHLLALDAATSGQHRIYNLGNGNGFTNRQVADVVREVTGHQLPVEVAPRREGDPAELVASSALARDELGWVPQKPTLHDMVGDAWAFYRTHILEQKS; from the coding sequence CGCCCATCCACGACGCCGCCCGCATCATCACCCCGGACGCCGGCTTCGACGGGGTGCTGCACTTCGCCGCACTGATCGCCGCCGGCGAGTCGATGGTCAAGCCGGAGCTCTACTGGCAGACCAACACCGTCGGCACGCTCGCCCTGATCGACGCGGTCCGCGCCGCCGGGGTGCCGCGAATGGTCTTCTCCTCCACCGCCGCCGTCTACGGCAACCCCACCGAGCTGCCCATCACCGAGACCGCGGTCAAGGCGCCCACCAACACGTACGGCGCCACCAAGCTCGCCGTCGACATGGCGCTCACCTCCGAGACGATCGCGCACGGGCTGGCCGCCGTGTCGCTGCGCTACTTCAACGTGGCGGGCGCCCACCTCGACGGCGACGTCGCCCTCGGCGAACGGCACGACCCGGAGACGCACCTGATCCCGATCGCCCTGGAGGTCGCCGCCGGCCGGCGGGAGAAGCTCCAGCTCTTCGGCGACGACTACCCCACCGTGGACGGCACCTGCGTCCGCGACTACATCCACGTCGCCGACCTGGCCCGGGCGCACCTGCTGGCACTGGACGCCGCCACCAGCGGCCAACACCGGATCTACAACCTGGGCAACGGCAACGGCTTCACCAACCGTCAGGTCGCCGACGTGGTCCGCGAGGTCACCGGGCACCAGTTGCCCGTCGAGGTGGCGCCGCGCCGTGAGGGCGACCCGGCCGAGCTGGTGGCCTCCTCCGCGCTGGCCCGCGACGAGCTGGGCTGGGTGCCACAGAAGCCGACGCTGCACGACATGGTCGGCGACGCGTGGGCCTTCTACCGCACGCACATCCTGGAGCAGAAGTCATGA
- the galK gene encoding galactokinase — protein sequence MTRPTGDVAERAAAGFAGQFGSQAAGRWAAPGRVNLIGEHTDYNEGFVLPFALPMRTVVAADRQDGEQWTVWSELSDETITFGADDVAEAGRVTGWGAYVAGVVWALREAGHPVPGARMAIASDVPLGSGLSSSAALESAVLAALLDLGGLDLSPELQPRLAQRAENVYVGAPTGIMDQSAVIRCRAGHALFLDCRDESVEQIPFDLDAAGLAVLVIDSRAPHRHADGEYAARRRSCEAGARALGVVALRDVGVDQLDDALAQLDDEETRRRVRHVVTEDQRVLDTVALLRAARVRDIGPLLTASHVSMRDDFEITVPEIDTAVEAALAAGALGARMTGGGFGGCVLALVEADRADAIAAAVTAAYAERGFTAPGTVTVLPAPGATRLD from the coding sequence ATGACCCGTCCCACCGGTGACGTCGCCGAGCGGGCCGCTGCCGGCTTCGCCGGGCAGTTCGGCAGCCAGGCCGCCGGCCGGTGGGCGGCTCCCGGCCGGGTCAACCTGATCGGCGAGCACACCGACTACAACGAAGGGTTCGTGCTGCCCTTCGCGCTGCCGATGCGTACGGTCGTCGCCGCCGACCGGCAGGACGGCGAGCAGTGGACGGTCTGGTCCGAGCTCTCCGACGAGACGATCACCTTCGGGGCCGACGACGTCGCCGAGGCGGGTCGGGTGACCGGCTGGGGCGCGTACGTCGCCGGGGTGGTGTGGGCGCTCCGCGAGGCCGGTCACCCGGTTCCGGGCGCCCGGATGGCGATCGCCTCCGACGTGCCGCTGGGCTCCGGGCTCTCCTCCTCGGCCGCGCTGGAGTCGGCCGTGCTGGCCGCCCTGCTCGACCTCGGTGGGCTGGACCTGTCCCCGGAACTGCAGCCCCGCTTGGCGCAGCGGGCGGAGAACGTCTACGTGGGCGCGCCGACCGGCATCATGGACCAGTCCGCGGTGATCCGCTGCCGCGCCGGGCACGCCCTCTTCCTGGACTGCCGCGACGAGTCGGTCGAGCAGATCCCGTTCGATCTGGACGCCGCCGGGCTGGCCGTGCTGGTCATCGACAGCCGGGCGCCGCACCGGCACGCCGACGGTGAGTACGCTGCCCGTCGCCGCTCCTGCGAGGCCGGCGCCAGAGCGCTCGGCGTCGTCGCCCTGCGGGACGTGGGCGTCGACCAGCTCGACGACGCGCTCGCCCAGCTCGACGACGAGGAGACCCGCCGACGGGTCCGGCACGTGGTCACCGAGGACCAGCGCGTGCTCGACACGGTGGCGCTGCTCCGCGCCGCCCGGGTCCGCGACATCGGCCCGCTGCTCACCGCGTCGCACGTCTCGATGCGCGACGACTTCGAGATCACCGTGCCGGAGATCGACACCGCGGTCGAGGCGGCGCTGGCGGCCGGCGCGCTCGGTGCCCGGATGACCGGCGGAGGCTTCGGCGGCTGTGTCCTCGCCCTGGTCGAGGCCGACCGCGCCGACGCGATCGCCGCCGCCGTCACCGCCGCGTACGCCGAGCGCGGTTTCACCGCCCCCGGCACCGTGACAGTCCTCCCGGCCCCCGGCGCCACCCGCCTCGACTGA
- the cysD gene encoding sulfate adenylyltransferase subunit CysD, whose amino-acid sequence MTTPAAYRVSHLDALEAESIFVMREVVAEMERPVLLFSGGKDSIVMLRLAQKAFAPANIPFPVMHVDTGHNFPEVLEYRDQRVAELGLQLVVASVPEALASGLVRESGDGMRNRIQTPVLLDAVEKHRFDALFGGARRDEEKARAKERMFSFRDEFGQWDPKNQRPELWSLYNGRHHPGESIRVFPLSNWTELDVWHYIAREHIPLPSIYYAHEREVIERDGMFYAVNEFFRPRAGEERFKAQVRYRTVGDASCTAAVRSDADTVEKVIEEVAATRITERGATRGDDRVSEAAMEDRKREGYF is encoded by the coding sequence ATGACCACCCCGGCGGCGTACCGGGTCTCTCACCTGGACGCTCTGGAGGCGGAGAGCATCTTCGTGATGCGCGAGGTGGTCGCCGAGATGGAACGCCCGGTGCTGCTCTTCTCCGGTGGCAAGGATTCGATCGTCATGCTGCGGCTGGCGCAGAAGGCGTTCGCCCCGGCCAACATCCCCTTCCCCGTCATGCACGTCGACACCGGGCACAACTTCCCCGAGGTCCTCGAATACCGCGACCAGCGGGTCGCCGAGCTGGGGTTGCAGCTCGTGGTGGCGAGCGTGCCGGAGGCCCTGGCGAGCGGCCTCGTTCGGGAGTCCGGCGACGGCATGCGCAACCGGATCCAGACGCCGGTGCTGCTGGACGCCGTCGAGAAGCACCGCTTCGACGCGCTGTTCGGCGGCGCCCGCCGCGACGAGGAAAAGGCTCGGGCGAAGGAGCGGATGTTCAGCTTCCGCGACGAGTTCGGCCAGTGGGACCCGAAGAATCAGCGGCCGGAGCTGTGGTCGCTGTACAACGGTCGGCACCACCCGGGCGAGTCGATCCGGGTCTTCCCGCTGTCCAACTGGACCGAGCTGGACGTCTGGCACTACATCGCACGGGAACACATCCCGCTGCCCTCGATCTACTACGCGCACGAGCGCGAGGTGATCGAACGGGACGGCATGTTCTACGCGGTCAACGAGTTCTTCCGCCCCCGCGCGGGTGAGGAGCGGTTCAAGGCGCAGGTGCGCTACCGCACCGTGGGAGACGCCTCCTGCACCGCGGCGGTCCGTTCCGACGCGGACACCGTGGAGAAGGTCATCGAGGAGGTGGCGGCCACCCGGATCACCGAGCGCGGCGCGACCCGTGGTGACGACCGGGTCAGTGAGGCCGCCATGGAGGACCGCAAGCGGGAGGGCTACTTCTGA
- the pth gene encoding aminoacyl-tRNA hydrolase produces MTDEAGPWLVVGLGNPGREYAGNRHNVGFMVADLLAGRVGARFGRHKRAVAEVSEARLGFGGPKLVLVKPLTYMNLSGGPVAALAQFYKVPATQVIAVHDELDIGFGQVRVKFGGGEGGHNGLRSMSKSLGTKDYARVRFGVGRPPGRQDPADYVLSDFGAAERKELDFLVDRAADVVESVIVKGVEPTQNLYHGG; encoded by the coding sequence GTGACGGACGAGGCGGGGCCGTGGCTGGTGGTCGGCCTGGGCAACCCGGGTCGGGAGTACGCCGGGAACCGGCACAACGTCGGGTTCATGGTGGCCGATCTGCTGGCCGGGCGGGTGGGTGCGCGCTTCGGGCGACACAAGCGGGCGGTGGCCGAGGTGAGCGAGGCGCGGCTGGGGTTCGGTGGGCCGAAGCTGGTGCTGGTCAAGCCACTGACGTACATGAACCTCTCCGGCGGGCCGGTGGCGGCGCTGGCGCAGTTCTACAAGGTGCCGGCGACGCAGGTGATCGCGGTGCATGACGAGCTGGACATCGGGTTCGGCCAGGTGCGGGTCAAGTTCGGCGGCGGCGAGGGCGGGCACAACGGCCTGCGGTCGATGTCGAAGTCGTTGGGCACGAAGGACTACGCGCGGGTCCGGTTCGGGGTCGGCCGACCGCCGGGGCGGCAGGATCCGGCGGACTATGTGTTGTCGGATTTTGGCGCGGCTGAGCGCAAGGAGCTGGATTTCCTGGTGGACCGGGCGGCCGATGTGGTGGAGTCGGTGATCGTCAAGGGTGTGGAGCCGACGCAGAACCTCTACCACGGCGGCTGA
- a CDS encoding sulfate adenylyltransferase subunit 1, translating to MDLLRFATAGSVDDGKSTLIGRLLYDTKSLFTDQLAAVEAVSAARGDEYTDLALLTDGLRAEREQGITIDVAYRYFATPRRKFIIADTPGHIQYTRNMVTGASTADLALILVDARKGLVEQSRRHAFLCSLLRVPHLVLCVNKMDLVDWSQEVYERIADEFTAFAAKLDVPDLTVVPISALRGDNIVTRSENMPWYEGPSLLHHLERVHIASDRNLVDVRFPVQYVIRPQSTTVTDYRGYAGQVASGVLKPGDEVMVLPSGFTSRIAAVETADGPVPEAFPPMSVTVRLADEIDISRGDLICRPNNAPAVAQDIEAMVCWMDETAPLRVGGRYAIKHTTRSARAIVRGLHYRLDINSLHRDESADELRLNEIGRVRLRTTVPLLADEYRRNRTTGGFVIIDEATNRTVGAAMIVEAS from the coding sequence ATGGACCTGCTGCGGTTCGCCACCGCCGGCAGCGTGGACGACGGGAAGTCGACCCTGATCGGTCGGCTGCTCTACGACACCAAGTCGCTCTTCACCGACCAGTTGGCCGCGGTGGAGGCGGTCAGCGCGGCCCGCGGTGACGAGTACACCGACCTGGCGTTGCTCACCGACGGTCTGCGGGCCGAGCGGGAGCAGGGCATCACCATCGATGTGGCGTACCGGTACTTCGCCACCCCGCGGCGCAAGTTCATCATCGCCGACACCCCTGGGCACATCCAGTACACCCGCAACATGGTCACCGGGGCGTCCACCGCCGACCTGGCGTTGATCCTGGTGGACGCGCGCAAGGGCCTGGTCGAGCAGTCCCGCCGGCACGCGTTCCTGTGCTCCCTGCTGCGGGTGCCGCACCTGGTCCTCTGCGTCAACAAGATGGACCTGGTGGACTGGTCGCAGGAGGTCTACGAGCGGATCGCCGACGAGTTCACCGCGTTCGCCGCGAAACTCGACGTCCCGGACCTGACCGTGGTGCCGATCTCCGCGCTGCGTGGCGACAACATCGTCACCCGATCGGAGAACATGCCCTGGTACGAGGGCCCGTCGCTGCTGCACCACCTGGAACGGGTGCACATCGCGAGCGACCGCAACCTGGTCGACGTCCGGTTCCCGGTGCAGTACGTGATCCGTCCGCAGTCGACCACGGTCACCGACTACCGCGGCTACGCCGGCCAGGTCGCCTCCGGCGTGCTCAAGCCGGGTGACGAGGTGATGGTGCTGCCGTCCGGCTTCACCAGCCGGATCGCCGCCGTGGAGACCGCCGACGGGCCGGTTCCGGAGGCGTTCCCGCCGATGTCGGTGACGGTACGACTGGCCGACGAGATCGACATCTCGCGGGGTGACCTGATCTGCCGGCCGAACAACGCGCCGGCGGTGGCCCAGGACATCGAGGCGATGGTCTGCTGGATGGACGAGACGGCCCCTCTGCGAGTCGGCGGCCGCTACGCGATCAAGCACACCACCCGGTCGGCACGGGCGATCGTGCGCGGGCTGCACTACCGGTTGGACATCAACTCGCTGCACCGCGACGAGTCGGCCGACGAGCTGCGGCTCAACGAGATCGGCCGGGTTCGGCTGCGTACCACCGTGCCGTTGCTCGCCGACGAGTACCGCCGCAACCGCACCACCGGAGGCTTCGTCATCATCGACGAGGCCACCAACCGCACGGTCGGCGCCGCCATGATCGTCGAAGCCAGCTGA